One segment of Trachemys scripta elegans isolate TJP31775 chromosome 1, CAS_Tse_1.0, whole genome shotgun sequence DNA contains the following:
- the SLN gene encoding sarcolipin, whose amino-acid sequence MDRSTQELFLNFMIVLITVLLMWILVKSYQE is encoded by the coding sequence ATGGACCGATCCACGCAAGAGCTTTTCCTCAACTTCATGATTGTCCTCATAACTGTGCTACTCATGTGGATTCTGGTGAAATCTTATCAGGAGTAA